The genomic stretch GCAAGGGTGTAGCTGCCGAACGAATGCCTCAGTGCGTCCTGCTTCTCGCTACCATTAATTCCCGCTTCGCGCCTCACGCGGGTCGCCTTCTGAATCCATCTGGCAGGTGCGACTTTGCCCGACCGCTTTGGTTCGGGAGTTTCCTCCATCCATGCCTTTAGAGTCGGGTTAATGCGGATATTTCGCCGGCGTGCTTTTTTTGCAACTGACGGACCAATGCGGATGTTCAGTAGCTCAAGTGAGATGTCTTCCCAGCGGATCTTCGCGGCTTCGTCGGGACGAACGCCAGCAAAGGCCATCAGGGCGAAGACTGGCGCGCAGCCTGCACATGCCTTGTCGAGCCCGGACGGGTAGTCGCGACACGCATCCATCAACCGCCGGAGTTCCTCGGGAGTGTAGATGCTCACGTCTCCCGCATGATCGGGGCGCCTTTCGACATGAACACGTTTGGCTGGATTT from Luteolibacter arcticus encodes the following:
- a CDS encoding tyrosine-type recombinase/integrase; the encoded protein is MRTLLDFRNWRKALPDGFMAMNVCDITPDSIASALDETTSGKTRWKNGLGYVRTVLGDCVKTGTLDENPAKRVHVERRPDHAGDVSIYTPEELRRLMDACRDYPSGLDKACAGCAPVFALMAFAGVRPDEAAKIRWEDISLELLNIRIGPSVAKKARRRNIRINPTLKAWMEETPEPKRSGKVAPARWIQKATRVRREAGINGSEKQDALRHSFGSYTLAVENDLDALKSDMGHEHVRVYFDFYHKSVPKREALPYWQVLPPLKS